A genomic region of Trifolium pratense cultivar HEN17-A07 linkage group LG3, ARS_RC_1.1, whole genome shotgun sequence contains the following coding sequences:
- the LOC123915634 gene encoding dynamin-related protein 5A: MDNLISLVNKIQRACTALGDHGESSALPTLWDSLPAIAVVGGQSSGKSSVLESVVGKDFLPRGSGIVTRRPLVLQLHKSDEGTREYAEFLHLPRKRFTDFAAVRKEIQEETDRETGRSSKQISTVPIHLSIYSPMVVNLTLIDLPGLTKVAVEGQPDSIVHDIENMVRSYIEKPNCIILAISPANQDIATSDAIKISREVDPTGERTIGVLTKIDLMDKGTDAVDMLEGRAYRLKFPWIGVVNRSQADINKNVDMIAARRREREYFNSTPEYKHLANRMGSEHLAKMLSKHLETVIKSKIPGIQSLISKTINEIETELTRLGKPVAADAGGKLYAIMEICRSFDQIFKDHLDGVRPGGDKIYNVFDNQLPAALKRLQFDKQLSMENIRKLITEADGYQPHLIAPEQGYRRLIESTLVTIRGPAEAAVDAVHSLLKDLVHKAVSETLDLKQYPGLRAEVGAAAIDSLDRMRDESKRATLQLVDMESGYLTVDFFRKLPQDVDKGGNPTHSIFDRYNDSYLRRIGTTILSYVNMVCATLRHSIPKSIVYCQVREAKRSLLDHFFTDLGKMETKRLSSLLNEDPAIMERRSGLGKRLELYRSAQAEIDAVAWSK, encoded by the exons ATGGATAACTTAATATCTTTAGTCAACAAAATTCAAAGAGCTTGCACCGCCTTAGGTGACCACGGTGAATCTAGTGCACTCCCTACACTTTGGGATTCTCTTCCCGCTATCGCCGTTGTCGGTGGCCAG AGTTCTGGAAAATCCTCCGTCTTGGAAAGCGTTGTCGGTAAAGATTTCTTACCTCGTGGATCAG GCATCGTTACTCGGAGACCACTGGTATTGCAGCTTCACAAGAGTGATGAGGGAACTAGAGAGTATGCAGAGTTTCTTCACCTTCCCAGGAAAAGATTCACTGATTTTg CTGCTGTGAGAAAGGAGATACAAGAGGAAACTGATAGAGAGACTGGACGGAGCAGCAAACAAATTTCAACTGTCCCTATTCATCTTAGCATATATTCTCCCATGG TTGTTAACTTGACACTCATTGATCTTCCTGGGCTTACGAAGGTAGCTGTAG AGGGACAACCTGACAGTATAGTGCATGACATTGAGAATATGGTTCGCTCCTACATTGAGAAG CCAAACTGTATAATTTTGGCTATTTCACCGGCTAATCAAGATATTGCAACATCTGACGCAATTAAAATTTCCCGCGAAGTGGATCCTACAG GGGAAAGGACCATTGGAGTTTTGACAAAGATTGATCTAATGGACAAAGGTACCGATGCTGTTGAT ATGTTGGAAGGGAGAGCATATAGGTTAAAGTTTCCCTGGATTGGTGTTGTGAATAGATCACAAGCAGACATAAACAAGAATGTTGACATGATTGCTGCAAGGCGTAGAGAACGTGAATACTTTAATAGTACTCCTGAATATAAACACTTAGCTAACAGAATGGGGTCTGAGCATCTGGCGAAGATGCTCTCAAAG CATTTGGAGACAGTAATCAAGTCCAAAATTCCAGGCATTCAGTCTCTCATTAGCAAAACAATTAATGAAATTGAAACTGAACTGACTCGTTTGGGAAAGCCTGTTGCAGCTGATGCTGGG GGCAAGTTATATGCAATCATGGAAATATGTCGCTCCTTTGATCAAATATTCAAAGACCATCTTGATGGCGT GCGACCTGGAGgtgataaaatttataatgtcTTTGACAATCAGCTCCCTGCTGCTTTGAAAAGGTTGCAGTTTGACAAACAGCTTTCAATGGAAAATATAAGGAAACTTATTACAGAAGCTGATGGGTACCAACCTCATCTTATAGCTCCAGAACAAGGATACCGTCGTCTAATTGAATCCACTCTAGTTACTATCAGAGGCCCTGCCGAGGCAGCTGTTGATGCG GTTCATTCTCTATTAAAGGACCTGGTTCACAAAGCTGTTAGCGAGACTCTG GACTTGAAGCAGTATCCTGGTCTACGTGCTGAGGTTGGGGCTGCAGCTATTGATTCACTAGATAGAATGAGAGATGAAAGCAAAAGGGCAACACTACAACTGGTTGATATGGAATCTGGGTATCTGACGGTTGATTTCTTTCGGAAGCTTCCTCAAGATGTGGATAAGGGTGGCAACCCCACACATTCAATTTTTGATAGATATAATGATTCTTATCTAAGGCGAATCG GAACAACAATTTTGTCATATGTCAACATGGTGTGCGCTACTCTACGACATTCAATTCCTAAGTCTATTGTTTATTGTCAAGTCCGGGAGGCAAAACGAAGCCTACTTGATCACTTCTTCACTGATCTAGGAAAAATGGAG ACAAAGCGTTTATCCTCATTACTGAATGAGGATCCTGCAATTATGGAACGTCGTAGTGGCCTTGGAAAGAGACTGGAGTTGTATCGAAGTGCCCAAGCTGAGATAGACGCAGTTGCTTGGTCTAAGTAG
- the LOC123915632 gene encoding GDSL esterase/lipase At4g10955 — MASERESFDLSGPLHLTYVLWDNPYHRMSVAACLVQGVYILERDRQEKREGSDALAPPWWTFFHFQLLRPLVDDVDSSIFGAIYEFKPPSSQSNDTLYRSPRYVIAFRGTLTKAHSVSRDVELDIHFIRQGLHKTSRSNIAIQAVRNTVATVGDSNVWLAGHSLGSAMALLTGKTMAKDGNFIESFLFNPPFTSAPLEKIKDERVKHGIRFAGSVITAGLTIAMKAKQAKQQPKDLFIDPFTALSAWVPCLFVNPSDHICSEYIGYFEHRRNMEDMGAGVIERLATQNSLGSLLMGAFGNDSEPSEPLHLIPSASLTINVAPSDFKEAHGIHQWWKPDLRLDQKLYNYK; from the exons ATGGCTTCTGAGAGGGAAAGTTTTGACCTCTCAGGACCTTTGCATTTGACTTATGTCTTATG GGACAATCCATATCATCGAATGTCAGTTGCTGCTTGTTTAGTCCAAGGTGTTTATATTCTAGAAAGGGACCGGCAAGAAAAACGTGAAGGTTCGGATGCTCTAGCCCCGCCTTGGTGGACATTTTTCCATTTTCAGCTGCTTCGACCACTTGTAGATGATGTTGATTCTTCCATCTTTGGTGCAATCTATGAGTTCAAGCCTCCATCTTCACAAAGTAACGACACTTTATATCGAAGTCCACGTTACGTGATTGCCTTTCGAGGAACTCTAACAAAAGCACACTCAGTTTCACGTGATGTTGAGTTAGATATCCACTTCATCCGACAAGGTCTTCATAAAACTTCGCGCTCTAACATAGCTATTCAAGCCGTTCGAAACACGGTAGCAACCGTAGGTGATTCAAATGTTTGGTTGGCTGGACACTCCCTAGGATCAGCGATGGCGTTGCTTACCGGGAAAACCATGGCAAAGGATGGCAATTTTATCGAATCCTTTCTTTTCAACCCTCCGTTCACATCTGCTCCACTTGAGAAGATTAAGGATGAGAGAGTCAAACATGGCATTCGATTTGCTGGCAGTGTGATAACAGCTGGACTCACCATAGCTATGAAAGCAAAGCAAGCAAAGCAGCAGCCGAAGGATTTATTTATCGATCCATTTACTGCTTTGTCTGCGTGGGTCCCATGTTTGTTTGTGAATCCATCTGATCATATATGTTCAGAGTATATTGGATACTTTGAACATAGGAGAAATATGGAGGATATGGGCGCGGGAGTGATTGAAAGGTTAGCAACTCAAAACTCACTCGGTAGTTTACTGATGGGTGCGTTCGGGAACGACTCTGAACCATCTGAACCACTGCACCTCATTCCTTCAGCTTCTCTGACAATCAATGTTGCTCCTTCTGATTTCAAAGAAGCTCATGGGATTCATCAGTGGTGGAAACCTGACTTGAGACTTGATCAGAAGCTCTACAATTACAAATAG
- the LOC123915631 gene encoding calcineurin B-like protein 7 — translation MGCTCTKARLRHEDPAILAEQTYFNISEIKALYDLFKKLSSSMVNDGLISKEEFQLGLFGSSKKQNLFGDRVFDIFDSKKDGMIDFGEFVKALSVFHPAAPQPQKAAFAFRLYDISQKGFIERDEVREMILALLRESNLVLSQDIIELIIDKAFKEADLKGDGRIDPEEWEKFVAQNPSLLRNMTIPYLKDLNVQFPGFEQISDIED, via the exons ATGGGGTGTACTTGCACCAAAGCGCGACTTCGGCATGAAGATCCGGCAATTCTAGCTGAACAAACTTATT TTAATATTTCTGAAATTAAAGCTTTATATGATCTGTTCAAGAAATTAAGCAGCTCTATGGTCAATGATGGACTAATTAGCAAA GAAGAGTTTCAGCTTGGCTTATTTGGAAGCAGCAAGAAGCAGAACCTCTTCGGCGACAGG GTGTTCGATATATTTGACTCAAAAAAAGACGGTATGATAGATTTTGGAGAGTTTGTTAAAGCTTTAAGCGTCTTCCATCCAGCAGCGCCTCAACCACAAAAGGCAGCTT TTGCATTTCGACTCTACGATATATCGCAAAAAGGCTTTATCGAACGAGACGAG GTAAGAGAGATGATACTGGCACTCCTAAGAGAATCTAATTTGGTTCTTTCTCAAGATATAATTGAGCTCATAATTGATAAG GCATTTAAAGAAGCTGATTTAAAAGGAGATGGAAGGATTGATCCAGAAGAGTGGGAAAAGTTTGTTGCTCAAAATCCATCCTTACTAAGGAATATGACTATACCATATTTGAA GGATCTAAATGTGCAGTTTCCTGGTTTTGAACAAATATCAGACATTGAAGATTAG
- the LOC123915633 gene encoding uncharacterized protein LOC123915633, producing MADRPIIPTTTAPAPTTRPKRPRPPSGRTNLASCVVATIFLLFIIIVILIVYYTVFKPQDPKIAVNAVQLPSFSVINGTVNFTFSQYASVRNPNRAAFSHYDSSLQILYSGSQVGFMFIPAGEIDAGRTQYMAATFSVQSFPLSAPPNMGPTLANGDGVGFNFGLRVQPTMEIETKLEMAGRVRVLHFFSHRVKVRTGCRIAIAVNNGAVLGFHC from the coding sequence ATGGCGGATAGACCCATCATTCCCACCACCACCGCCCCCGCCCCCACCACCAGACCAAAGAGACCACGACCACCGTCAGGACGTACCAACCTAGCCTCATGTGTAGTAGCCACAATCTTCTTACttttcatcatcatcgtcatccTCATAGTATACTACACAGTTTTCAAACCACAAGATCCAAAAATCGCCGTCAACGCCGTTCAACTTCCATCATTCTCCGTCATTAACGGCACCGTCAATTTCACTTTTTCCCAATACGCTTCCGTTAGAAACCCTAACCGAGCTGCTTTCTCTCACTACGACAGCTCACTTCAAATCCTCTATTCCGGCAGTCAAGTCGGGTTCATGTTCATTCCCGCCGGCGAGATCGACGCCGGAAGAACACAATACATGGCAGCTACTTTCTCTGTTCAGTCTTTTCCGTTGTCGGCACCGCCTAATATGGGTCCCACACTGGCGAATGGTGATGGTGTTGGGTTTAACTTTGGATTGAGAGTTCAACCGACGATGGAGATTGAGACGAAACTGGAAATGGCGGGACGTGTTAGGGTTTTGCATTTCTTCAGTCATCGTGTTAAGGTCAGAACTGGTTGCAGAATCGCCATTGCCGTCAATAATGGTGCTGTGTTAGGTTTTCactgttaa
- the LOC123915629 gene encoding phosphatidylinositol 4-kinase gamma 4-like, with amino-acid sequence MSVALSSICKERVYWEGQTEHCSVDPILIYLTVDSVVTPMRVLESDSIASVKLRIQQCKGFVVKKQKLVFSGRELARNDTLIKEYGVTDGNVLHLVLRLSDILFIVVRTVSGKEFEFHIDRHRNVGYLKQRIRKKVEGFIDLEEQELFCNDEMLDDQILFHDICKGDDDVVHLIIKKSVKVRTTPIHNDLKISVEAPIPDERIDQGVLQVEDNKNRIKQIQIGKLPPGVSFWLEPIVVNPKINFLPFLWDMINSTYEGLKKGNRPIRSSEGTGGTYFMQDSTGQEHVSVFKPLDEEPMAVNNPRGLPSSTNGEGLKRGTRVGEGALREVAAYVLDHPRSGPRLVTGEEIGFSGVPPTVMVQCLHQEFHHPNGYACSSKHVKIGSLQKFVNNDGNCEDIGPGAFPVEEVHKITVLDIRTANADRHAGNILIRKEAGGQIKLIPIDHGYCLPDKFEDCTFDWLYWPQARQPYSRETVDYINSLDAEKDIELLKLYGWDIPLQCARTLRISTMLLKKGVARGLTPYAIGSIMCRENLNKESVIEEIISEAQDSLGPGMDESAFLDSISQIMDSHLDKLAI; translated from the exons ATGTCGGTTGCTTTGAGTTCAATTTGCAAAGAGAGGGTTTATTGGGAAGGACAAACAGAACATTGTTCTGTTGACCCTATCCTGATTTACCTGACAGTTGATAGTGTTGTTACGCCGATGCGTGTTTTGGAGTCTGATTCAATTGCTTCTGTCAAATTGAGGATTCAGCAATGTAAAGGTTTTGTGGTGAAGAAACAGAAGCTTGTTTTTAGTGGCAGAGAGCTTGCTCGTAATGATACACTTATTAAGGAGTATGGCGTCACCGATGGTAATGTTCTTCATTTGGTTTTACGCCTTTCGGATATTCTTTTCATTGTTGTTAGGACAGTTTCTGGTAAGGAATTTGAGTTTCATATTGATAGGCATAGAAATGTGGGGTATCTTAAACAAAGGATTAGGAAAAAAGTGGAAGGTTTTATTGATCTCGAGGAACAAGAGCTTTTTTGTAATGATGAGATGCTCGATGATCAGATACTCTTTCATGATATATGTAAAGGGGATGATGATGTagttcatttgattattaagaAATCGGTTAAGGTTAGAACTACACCTATTCACAATGATTTGAAGATTTCTGTTGAGGCTCCTATACCGGATGAGAGAATCGATCAGGGAGTGTTACAAGTAGAAGATAATAAGAATAGGATCAAACAGATTCAGATAGGAAAGTTACCACCTGGTGTCAGTTTCTGGTTGGAACCTATTGTTGTGAATCCCAAGATCAATTTTTTGCCTTTCCTTTGGGACATGATCAACTCCACATATGAGGGTTTGAAGAAAGGAAATCGTCCTATTAGATCCTCGGAAGGAACAGGAGGGACTTATTTTATGCAAGATTCAACTGGTCAGGAGCATGTTTCAGTTTTCAAGCCCTTGGATGAGGAACCAATGGCTGTGAACAACCCAAGAGGCCTACCAAGTTCAACAAACGGCGAAGGTTTAAAAAGAGGAACAAGGGTGGGAGAAGGAGCTTTGAGGGAGGTTGCAGCTTATGTATTAGATCATCCAAGGAGTGGGCCGCGTTTGGTGACAGGTGAAGAGATCGGGTTTTCCGGTGTTCCTCCTACTGTCATGGTGCAGTGCTTACACCAAGAGTTTCACCACCCAAATGGTTATGCTTGCTCATCAAAACATGTCAAGATTGGATCATTACAGAAGTTCGTGAATAATGACGGTAATTGTGAGGACATTGGACCCGGGGCATTTCCAGTGGAGGAGGTGCATAAGATAACTGTGCTTGATATAAGAACGGCTAATGCAGACAGACATGCTGGGAATATTTTGATTAGAAAGGAGGCAGGTGGCCAAATTAAGCTCATTCCCATTGATCATGGCTATTGTCTACCAGATAAA TTTGAAGATTGCACATTTGATTGGCTTTACTGGCCGCAAGCACGTCAGCCTTACTCACGTGAGACAGTTGATTACATCAATTCTTTGGATGCTGAAAAAGACATTGAACTTTTGAAACTTTATGGATGGGATATTCCACTTCAGTGTGCGCGAACACTTCGCATTTCCACAATGCTTCTGAAGAAAGGGGTTGCAAGAGGTCTTACTCCATATGCAATTGGAAGCATCATGTGTCGGGAAAATTTGAACAAGGAATCTGTAATTGAGGAAATTATAAGTGAAGCACAAGATTCCTTGGGTCCTGGCATGGACGAATCAGCGTTTCTTGATTCCATCTCCCAAATCATGGATTCCCATCTTGATAAGCTCGCGATATAG
- the LOC123915635 gene encoding UDP-glucose 4-epimerase GEPI48 has translation MSNKTILVTGGAGYIGSHTVLQLLLGGYKAVIVDNLDNSSQKSIDRVKQLAGNLAGNLSFHKLDLRDRNGLESIFSSTKFDAVIHFAGLKAVGESVQKPLLYYDNNLIGTIILFEVMAAHGCKKLVFSSSATVYGWPKEVPCTEEFPLSAASPYGRTKLYIEEFCRDIYRSDPEWKITLLRYFNPVGAHPSGQIGEDPRGIPNNLMPFVQQVAVGRRPALTVFGTDYSTSDGTGVRDYIHVVDLADGHIAALRKLDDPKTGCEVYNLGTGKGTSVFEMVKAFEQTSGKKIPIVKADRRPGDAEVVYASTAKAEKELNWKAKYGIDDMCRDQWNWASKNPYGYGESN, from the exons ATGTCAAACAAAACCATTCTCGTCACCGGCGGAGCCGGTTACATcggcagccacaccgtcctccAGCTTCTTCTCGGCGGTTACAAAGCCGTCATCGTAGATAATCTCGACAATTCTTCTCAAAAATCCATCGACAGAGTCAAACAACTCGCCGGCAATTTAGCCGGTAATCTTTCATTTCATAAG TTGGACTTACGGGATAGAAATGGGCTCGAGAGTATATTTTCTTCCACAAA GTTTGATGCGGTTATACATTTTGCTGGACTGAAAGCAGTCGGTGAAAGTGTGCAAAAACCACTGCTCTACTATGACAACAACTTAATTGGGACCATTATTCTATTTGAAGTCATGGCCGCCCATGGATGCAAGAAG CTTGTGTTCTCCTCTTCAGCCACTGTATATGGTTGGCCAAAGGAGGTCCCCTGCACTGAAGAGTTCCCTTTGTCAGCTGCAAGCCCATACGGAAGAACCAAG cTATACATTGAAGAATTTTGTCGTGATATCTACCGTTCAGATCCAGAGTGGAAAATAACACTGTTGAGATACTTCAACCCTGTTGGTGCACATCCTAGTGGTCAGATTGGCGAGGATCCCCGTGGAATTCCCAACAACCTCATGCCTTTTGTTCAGCAAGTTGCAGTTGGCAGACGCCCTGCATTGACAGTTTTTGGAACAGATTATAGTACAAGTGATGGAACTGGA GTTCGTGATTACATTCATGTTGTTGATCTAGCAGATGGGCACATTGCTGCATTGCGTAAACTAGATGATCCTAAGACAG GTTGTGAGGTTTATAACTTGGGAACAGGAAAGGGAACATCGGTTTTTGAGATGGTTAAAGCTTTCGAACAGACCTCTGGAAAG AAAATTCCAATTGTAAAGGCTGATCGGAGACCTGGAGATGCTGAAGTCGTTTATGCATCAACAGCAAAAGCAGAAAAAGAACTGAACTGGAA GGCAAAATATGGCATCGATGATATGTGCCGTGACCAATGGAATTGGGCTAGCAAAAACCCTTATGGCTACGGTGAATCTAATTAA